A region from the Catharus ustulatus isolate bCatUst1 chromosome W, bCatUst1.pri.v2, whole genome shotgun sequence genome encodes:
- the LOC117005064 gene encoding E3 SUMO-protein ligase PIAS2-like isoform X1 translates to MSDFEELRNMVSSFRVFELQVLMGFAGRNKSGRKHDLLMRALHLLKSGCRPTVQIKIRELYRHRYPRTFEGLLDLFAIKPAVFNLDSSSSPAELAGIHPLSSSLVTPQSPSSPVNSVFLQDTKPHFEMQQPSPPIPPVHPDVQLKNLPFYDVLDVLIKPTHLVQSSIQRFQEKFFIFALTPHQVREICISRDFLPGGRRGYTVQVQLRLCLAETSCPQEDNYPNSLCIKVNGKLFPLPVSLFVCDLWCVCVLSVTLAC, encoded by the exons ATGTCGGATTTCGAGGAGCTGCgg aATATGGTATCAAGTTTTCGTGTTTTTGAACTACAAGTGTTGATGGGGTTTGCTGGACGTAATAAAAGCGGGCGGAAACATGACCTCCTGATGAGGGCACTGCACTTACTGAAGAGCGGCTGCAGGCCAACAGTTCAGATCAAAATCCGAGAACTCTATAGGCATCGGTATCCAAGGACGTTTGAAGGACTTTTGGATTTATTTGCTATAAAACCTGCAGTTTTCAATTTGGACAGTAGTTCCTCTCCTGCTGAGCTTGCTGGCATTCACCCACTCTCTTCTTCTTTAGTCACACCTCAGTCTCCTTCCTCGCCTGTCAATTCTGTGTTCCTCCAAGACACTAAGCCCCACTTTGAGATGCAGCAACCATCCCCTCCAATTCCACCTGTTCATCCTGATGTTCAACTGAAAAACTTACCATTTTATGATGTGCTTGATGTGCTCATAAAACCTACACATTTAG TACAGAGCAGTATTCAGAGGTTCCAAGAGAAgttttttatctttgctttaACACCTCATCAGGTCAGAGAAATCTGTATTTCCAG AGACTTCTTGCCTGGGGGCAGAAGAGGTTACACAGTCCAAGTTCAGCTAAG GTTATGCCTAGCAGAGACAAGCTGCCCTCAAGAAGATAATTACCCTAATAGTTTGTGTATTAAAGTAAACGGGAAACTGTTTCCATTGCCGGTAAGCTTGTTTGTATGTGActtgtggtgtgtgtgtgtgttatctGTAACATTAGCTTGCTAA
- the LOC117005064 gene encoding E3 SUMO-protein ligase PIAS2-like isoform X2 — protein sequence MSDFEELRNMVSSFRVFELQVLMGFAGRNKSGRKHDLLMRALHLLKSGCRPTVQIKIRELYRHRYPRTFEGLLDLFAIKPAVFNLDSSSSPAELAGIHPLSSSLVTPQSPSSPVNSVFLQDTKPHFEMQQPSPPIPPVHPDVQLKNLPFYDVLDVLIKPTHLVQSSIQRFQEKFFIFALTPHQVREICISRDFLPGGRRGYTVQVQLRLCLAETSCPQEDNYPNSLCIKVNGKLFPLPCWF from the exons ATGTCGGATTTCGAGGAGCTGCgg aATATGGTATCAAGTTTTCGTGTTTTTGAACTACAAGTGTTGATGGGGTTTGCTGGACGTAATAAAAGCGGGCGGAAACATGACCTCCTGATGAGGGCACTGCACTTACTGAAGAGCGGCTGCAGGCCAACAGTTCAGATCAAAATCCGAGAACTCTATAGGCATCGGTATCCAAGGACGTTTGAAGGACTTTTGGATTTATTTGCTATAAAACCTGCAGTTTTCAATTTGGACAGTAGTTCCTCTCCTGCTGAGCTTGCTGGCATTCACCCACTCTCTTCTTCTTTAGTCACACCTCAGTCTCCTTCCTCGCCTGTCAATTCTGTGTTCCTCCAAGACACTAAGCCCCACTTTGAGATGCAGCAACCATCCCCTCCAATTCCACCTGTTCATCCTGATGTTCAACTGAAAAACTTACCATTTTATGATGTGCTTGATGTGCTCATAAAACCTACACATTTAG TACAGAGCAGTATTCAGAGGTTCCAAGAGAAgttttttatctttgctttaACACCTCATCAGGTCAGAGAAATCTGTATTTCCAG AGACTTCTTGCCTGGGGGCAGAAGAGGTTACACAGTCCAAGTTCAGCTAAG GTTATGCCTAGCAGAGACAAGCTGCCCTCAAGAAGATAATTACCCTAATAGTTTGTGTATTAAAGTAAACGGGAAACTGTTTCCATTGCCG TGTTGGTTCTGA